A DNA window from Desulfobaculum bizertense DSM 18034 contains the following coding sequences:
- a CDS encoding cytochrome c3 family protein: MLRSSQVLCLALFILCAPLLSFALESPADAPHENVRVSRPKGLYAKMPRVKFPHSAHKQLACDACHHTIHELPQTMRCSSSGCHDMVAPHCPRELRSGRYFKNPFHKGRASCKGCHSSSSAPVQCRSCHKK; encoded by the coding sequence ATGCTCCGCTCTTCGCAGGTTCTTTGTCTCGCCCTCTTCATCTTGTGTGCCCCCCTCTTGAGCTTCGCCCTCGAATCTCCAGCTGACGCACCTCATGAAAATGTCCGCGTGTCTCGACCAAAAGGCCTCTACGCCAAGATGCCTCGCGTCAAATTTCCGCACTCGGCTCACAAGCAACTCGCCTGCGATGCCTGTCATCACACTATTCACGAACTCCCGCAGACTATGCGATGCTCCAGCTCCGGCTGCCACGACATGGTCGCCCCACACTGCCCGAGAGAACTCCGCTCCGGACGGTATTTCAAAAACCCCTTCCACAAAGGACGCGCTTCCTGCAAAGGGTGCCACTCCTCCAGCTCCGCTCCCGTTCAGTGTCGTAGCTGTCACAAAAAATAG
- a CDS encoding universal stress protein, with translation MRQIKKILCAVDFSDYSPRVAEYARLMAEKFDAEITVVYIAPSLNQYVGFHVPPSSIENFVGEIVSGAESTMDHFIEKNFKGLTVSGRVGTGYAAEEILQAALDDSADLIIIGTHGRKGIDRILFGSVAEKVVKGSLCPVLTVRPGDE, from the coding sequence ATGAGACAGATTAAAAAGATTTTGTGCGCAGTCGACTTCTCTGACTACAGCCCCCGCGTTGCTGAATACGCCCGGCTCATGGCAGAAAAATTCGACGCTGAAATTACAGTCGTCTACATTGCCCCCTCTCTGAACCAGTATGTTGGCTTTCACGTCCCGCCCTCAAGCATCGAAAACTTTGTCGGTGAAATCGTGAGCGGCGCTGAAAGCACGATGGACCACTTCATCGAAAAGAACTTTAAAGGACTTACCGTCTCCGGACGCGTCGGTACCGGCTACGCCGCAGAAGAAATCCTGCAGGCCGCCCTCGACGACTCTGCCGACCTTATCATTATCGGCACCCACGGACGAAAAGGCATTGACCGCATTCTCTTCGGCTCCGTCGCAGAAAAAGTCGTCAAAGGCTCTCTCTGCCCCGTCCTTACCGTCCGCCCCGGCGACGAGTAA